The nucleotide sequence CCCGGGAGTGTATGATCTGGCACCTACGACGTTCAGGGACAGCGAAAAGTACCGGCTGCGCATCAGGACCAGCGGCGGCAGGGAGTACCTGTCGGCCTACGTGCCGGTGGTGAAAAACCCGCCCATCGACAGCCTCACCTACAGGGTCAGGGGGGCGGGCGAGGGGGTGCAAATCTACGTCAACACGCACGACCCACAGGACAGGACGCGCTTCTACCGGTGGAGCTACGAGGAGACCTGGCAGTACTCCATGCCCCTGTACTCGGTCTACGAACTGGTGGGAAAAGATGTGGTTTACCGCGAACAGAGCATCAACACGTGCTGGAGCAGCGCCAGCCCCACCACGATCGTGCTGGGCACGTCGGTCAAGCTCAGTAAGGACATCATCCGCGACCAGGGGGTGACCTTCGTGCCCTCGGCCAGCGGCAAGCTCCAGTCGCGGTACAGCATTTTGGTGAGGCAGTACGCGCTGACGCAGCAGGAGTACGAGTACTGGAACGCGCTGTCGAAGACGACCGAGCGGACGGGCAGCCTGTTCGACCCGCAGCCGGCCGAGGTGACGGGCAACATCCGCTCGGTGGGTGATGCGGGGGAGCTGGTGTTCGGGTACTTCAGCGCCTCCAACCGCCAGGAGCAGCGCCTGTTCGTTACGGAGTACCTGGGTCGCCCCAATCCGGCCTGTGAGCCCACCGACACGCTGACTGCCCGCGAAATACTTGAATCGCCCGATCTTATCCTGTCGGAATACTACGAAGGAAATTCCCCGGTACCTCTGTACATCATGGGTACCCCTACCTGCAGCGATTGCCGTCTACGGGGCGGAACCAACCAGATGCCCTCTTTTTGGAAGTAGATGAGCGCCTGTATATTCAATTTTTTTCGCAATTCGTCCGAAGGTATATATCAGATTGAGGTTTGACTATTTTCCACGATGAACCTGCTGCCGGAGCGCAGGATCAGCTATCCTTTCACAACCTTTTCAATATCGATGCTATATATCTGCCGCCCGAGCTTCTCGTGGGTGGAGTCGAAAAAGACACGAGTACCCTGCTGGTTGATGCGCGGATGCAGGTCACAGCGAAACTCGCCCTTATACTGCGGCGGCGACAGAAACTTGCCTAATACCACCCGACGGTCAGTGGGAATGTGGTAGAGATAGAGCGTCTGGAGACGGTTAGCGTCAGGGTAGGTATCGTTCAGGACCCATTTATTGTTGGTGTGGGGTACGTAGGTGTTGTGGCCGTTGACGGGCATGGCCTCGGCACCAATGTGTACACAATTTTGGGTTTTGTCTTCCATCAGCCAGAAACCCCACTCCTTGCCGATGGGCTTGGTCCAGCCGAGGATGTGCCGGGGGCCGTCCCAGATGATGTGGGACGTGTTGCCGGAAGGGTCGATGACGTAGCGGTTTTGGCCTGTTTCGGTGTCCATCGTCACCATGCGGGTGATAAAATCCGTGGTAGGTACCCCGTCTTGCTCCTGTACCTTGTGCCGCCAACGGTTGAGAAACAGCATCCGTTTATTATCAGGACTGATCAGCAGGTGGTTGAACCAGTGCCAGTAATCGGTGACAGATTCGCCCAGATGGGGTAGGGCGGCCATTTCGGCCAGCGACACCAGCAGATTACTCTTTCCCGTTTTTAGATTAATCCTATAAATCCCGATTTCCGCCGGAGCTTTCTCCTTCTCGTAGGGATCGGGCCGACCTGCGTACCCGTAACCGGGCCGCAGGTTCTGAATACGGTTGAACTCGGTGCCTACCGCAAATTCGCCGTTGGGCGCCAGGGCATAGATGGGTTTTGGCAGAAGGCGCTCCCGACCAGTCTTGATATTGACAATGCGGCTTCCCCAGGTAGTTCCCCAGCCGTCAGGGCTGACGGTATCGTTCCAGATCACCTCCTCGTTGGAGCCGGGCAACCATTGTAACATACAGCCCTGCTGCCAGCCCCAGGTATTCGAGGTACCTAGCTTGCGCCACTTGTTGTTATCCTGCAAATCGATCAGGCCAATCTCGATCGTATCTTTCGCTTCGGGGGTACGGCCCTCGAAAGGTACCCGCATGCCCAGGG is from Salmonirosea aquatica and encodes:
- a CDS encoding DUF4249 domain-containing protein, coding for MTDAEHYLVVDGSLNTTPGAGSQIKLSRTQNIYEKGGPQPESRAKLTVEGDKGSSFAFAEAVPGVYDLAPTTFRDSEKYRLRIRTSGGREYLSAYVPVVKNPPIDSLTYRVRGAGEGVQIYVNTHDPQDRTRFYRWSYEETWQYSMPLYSVYELVGKDVVYREQSINTCWSSASPTTIVLGTSVKLSKDIIRDQGVTFVPSASGKLQSRYSILVRQYALTQQEYEYWNALSKTTERTGSLFDPQPAEVTGNIRSVGDAGELVFGYFSASNRQEQRLFVTEYLGRPNPACEPTDTLTAREILESPDLILSEYYEGNSPVPLYIMGTPTCSDCRLRGGTNQMPSFWK